The following are from one region of the Yoonia sp. R2331 genome:
- a CDS encoding YeeE/YedE family protein, whose protein sequence is MPTDWIWGLLGGGLIGTAAAIFLLVNGRIMGASGILGGLVDGSGRDTARERLSLLAGLIGVPFVLALLIGGAETHLTPNLLLVISSGLLVGVGTRIANGCTSGHGVCGISRLSRRGIVATLFYIGAGAVTVALLKNLLGVV, encoded by the coding sequence ATGCCAACAGACTGGATTTGGGGGCTCCTCGGCGGGGGCCTGATTGGAACGGCTGCGGCCATCTTTCTTTTAGTGAACGGCCGGATCATGGGCGCATCCGGCATTCTTGGCGGACTGGTCGATGGATCCGGTCGTGATACTGCGCGTGAACGGCTGTCTTTGCTGGCGGGTCTGATCGGTGTGCCTTTCGTCCTGGCGCTCTTGATCGGAGGTGCGGAGACGCACCTGACGCCTAACCTGCTTTTGGTGATCTCCAGCGGCCTGCTCGTCGGTGTCGGCACGCGGATTGCAAACGGCTGCACCTCAGGCCACGGGGTCTGTGGTATCAGTCGCCTCTCGCGACGCGGCATCGTCGCTACGCTGTTCTATATTGGTGCCGGCGCCGTCACCGTGGCGCTCCTCAAGAACCTACTTGGGGTCGTCTGA
- a CDS encoding MBL fold metallo-hydrolase, producing the protein MTPDVTAFFDSATNTVSYVVKEPNGTQCAIVDSVLDYDQAAGRTDTSSADKMIAHIKDNDLTVAWILESHVHADHLSAAPYLQDALGGKIGIGNQITVVQDTFGKIFNEGTQFQRDGSQFDGLFADGDSIHIGQMRCDVMHTPGHTPACLTYVIGDAAFVGDTLFMPDFGTARCDFPGGSADDLYHSIQRILSLPDETRIFVGHDYKAPGREEFAWETTVGEQKAMNVHVGAGKPLADFVAMRTERDAKLGMPRLILPSLQTNMRAGHMPEPDDNGTRYFKVPINTL; encoded by the coding sequence ATGACACCCGATGTAACCGCCTTCTTTGATTCTGCCACAAATACAGTATCTTACGTCGTCAAAGAACCCAATGGCACACAATGTGCGATCGTCGACTCAGTTCTTGACTACGATCAGGCTGCCGGGCGCACGGACACCAGTTCAGCTGACAAAATGATCGCTCATATTAAAGACAATGATCTAACAGTGGCTTGGATCCTGGAAAGCCACGTGCATGCCGACCATCTTTCGGCAGCGCCTTACCTGCAAGACGCTTTGGGCGGCAAAATTGGGATCGGCAACCAGATCACCGTCGTGCAGGACACCTTTGGCAAAATCTTCAACGAAGGCACGCAGTTTCAGCGTGACGGGTCACAGTTTGACGGATTGTTCGCCGACGGTGACAGTATCCATATCGGGCAAATGCGCTGTGATGTGATGCACACGCCCGGACACACGCCCGCATGCCTGACCTATGTTATCGGCGACGCGGCCTTTGTCGGTGATACGCTTTTCATGCCCGATTTCGGCACGGCGCGCTGCGACTTTCCCGGCGGCTCTGCTGATGACCTCTATCACTCGATCCAGCGCATACTTTCCCTGCCGGATGAGACTCGCATCTTTGTCGGCCACGACTACAAAGCACCGGGCCGTGAAGAGTTCGCTTGGGAAACCACAGTTGGCGAACAAAAGGCGATGAACGTTCACGTGGGCGCAGGCAAACCGCTCGCGGATTTTGTCGCCATGCGCACTGAACGCGACGCCAAGTTGGGCATGCCTCGGCTTATCCTGCCAAGCCTGCAAACCAACATGCGCGCGGGACATATGCCGGAACCGGATGACAACGGCACACGGTACTTCAAAGTTCCGATCAACACGCTCTAG
- a CDS encoding DUF6691 family protein, producing the protein MRNIFAFLVGGLFGTGLLLSGMTDTRKVRGWLDLFGDWDPTLAFVMGGAIVPMALAWRFVPGRAPIMGGSFPAPPSPALGRNLIVGSVLFGVGWGLSGLCPGPAAASLGFGGFGGAVFFVAMILGMLAAPALRNRLDAVAAAG; encoded by the coding sequence ATGCGCAATATCTTTGCATTTCTTGTGGGCGGCCTTTTTGGCACGGGGCTGCTGCTCTCAGGTATGACCGACACGCGCAAGGTGCGTGGCTGGCTTGATCTCTTTGGCGACTGGGATCCGACGCTGGCTTTTGTGATGGGTGGCGCGATCGTACCGATGGCACTGGCCTGGCGGTTTGTGCCCGGACGCGCGCCGATCATGGGCGGTAGCTTCCCCGCACCCCCTTCCCCCGCGCTCGGCCGCAACTTGATTGTCGGCTCGGTGCTGTTTGGTGTCGGTTGGGGTCTGTCCGGTCTTTGTCCGGGACCCGCTGCTGCCTCACTCGGCTTTGGCGGTTTTGGCGGCGCTGTGTTCTTTGTGGCGATGATCCTTGGTATGTTAGCGGCCCCTGCACTGCGGAACCGTCTGGACGCTGTGGCTGCGGCGGGCTAG
- a CDS encoding TIGR01244 family sulfur transferase, which produces MEIRPITPTYTVSPQIDPADIPAIKAAGYVTIINNRPDAEIPPSHQSAAMRALAEEAGLGFVDNPVTHQGLNMEMVTAQRDVMDAADGPVFAYCASGTRCTIVWALGQAERMSTDDILAAAAEQGYDIGGMRRQLDALR; this is translated from the coding sequence ATGGAAATTCGCCCGATCACACCGACCTACACAGTCTCTCCGCAAATTGACCCCGCTGACATTCCAGCGATCAAAGCTGCGGGCTATGTCACCATCATCAATAACCGGCCCGATGCAGAAATCCCGCCCAGTCACCAAAGTGCTGCGATGCGCGCGCTTGCCGAAGAGGCAGGGTTGGGATTTGTCGACAACCCCGTAACCCATCAAGGGCTCAATATGGAAATGGTGACAGCCCAACGTGATGTCATGGACGCCGCCGATGGTCCGGTCTTTGCCTATTGCGCCTCGGGCACACGTTGCACCATCGTCTGGGCTTTGGGTCAGGCAGAGCGAATGTCGACCGACGATATTCTGGCCGCCGCGGCAGAACAAGGCTATGATATTGGCGGGATGCGCCGTCAGCTTGACGCACTTCGGTAA